CGCGGCTGGAGTGGACGAGCGTGCCGATGCGGTAGTTATAAAACGGCTCCGTCAGGCCGACGGCGGCCTTGATGGCGCACACGCCGGCCAGACGGCCGTTGGACGTGTCTTCCATCACGAACATGTAGTCGCGTTCTTCGGGCGGGATCGTCTGCGCGAACGATGCCACCGCGGTCTCGACGCGTTCGCCCAGCATGGCGCGGTCCGGCTTCAGCGTGGTCATGCCGCTGCCGACCTGGCGCGCCATCTCGATCAGCGGATCGATGTCGTTCAGGGTGATTGCGCGAATTACGAGCATGGGTTCCTCATTGTTTTCCAAAGCGTCAGATGCGTACGCAGATGACGCTGTCGCCGGTCTCGATGCCGAGCGCCTCGCGCGCCGCCGGCGGCAGGCAGATGGCGTCCGAGCTCTCGGCCGGGTCGCACGGCAGCACGATCGCGCGGAACTTGCGCTCGCTGCTGGCCACCGCGTAATTCACCATCGCGCCCTTGCCGCCGCGCGTGGGCGGCTGCAGTTCGGCGTTCGCGACCTTCCGCACCATCGAGCCCGAGAACGAATGCAGCGCGTGCTTGTGCGCCTGCAGGATCGGGCCGCCGTCGAAGATGTCGATGTATTCGTCGGCCTCGAAGCCCTCTTCCGTCAACAGGTCGAACGCCAGTTCTCCACTCGGGTGGATCTGGCCCATCACGGCTTGCGCGGGGCCGGGCAGCAGCGGCACGTACACGGGGTAGTGCGGCATCAGCTCGACGATCAGGGTGCGGTTGCGGGCGCCGCCGATCGTGCGTTCGGCGTCGAGGAAATCCATCTTGAAGAATTTGCGGCCCAGCGCATCCCAGAACGGCGACTGGCCCTTGTCGTCCGTGACGCCGGCCAGCGGCACGAAGAAGCGGTCGCCGAAGCGGTGCGGCGCCAGCACGGCGTACAGCAGACGGGCACGCGACAGCAGCGCGGCTTCGCGCCGGCCGGTGTCGCGGTCGCGGATATAAAAGCCGGACAGCTGCGAATACGCCGTCAGCTCCGAGCACAGGGTCAGCGCGTGCACGCTGTGGCTGATGTTCAGGTCGCGCGAGACCTGCTGGATCACATCGTTGCGGAACGCGAAATAGGTGCCGTTGGAGCCGGCCGACGCGTGGATCGCGGCGGTGCCGACCAGCTCGCGCTTCTCGACGTCTTCGAGCACGAACAGGTAGGACTCTTCGCTGGGGATGTCGACGTGGGCGGCGAACGACGCCACCGAACGCTCCACGAACGCGGCGATTTTTTCGCGCGTGCGCGGCAGGGTGTGCACTCCCGGCGTGGACGCGGCGAGCAGCGTCTCGAGGGCGCCGACATCCGCAGGTTCTACCGGACGGACTACATACATGGGAACTCCCGACAAAGACATCGAACGAACGGAAGCCGGCCGGGCTGGGGTGGTCTCCCCTTCCGGCCGGTGTGCGGCTTAGCCGGCGAGGAACGCGTCGGCGGCCTGGCGCATGATGCGGTCCGCCTCGGCGATCTGCTCGTCCGACACGACCAGCGCGGGCGCGAGACGGACGACATCCGGGCCGGCGATCAGCAGCATCAGGCCGAGCTTTTCGGCGACCTTGGTGTAGTCCTTCGATTTCCCCTTGTAGCCTTCGGCCATCGGCAGGCCGATGAGCAGGCCCTTGCCGCGCGGCTTGGTGAACAGTTGCGGGTAGTCGGCGGCCAGCTTGTCCAGCTTCGCGAACACCTTGGCGCTCGCTTCGCGCACGCGCGCCAGGAAGGCCGGCTGGTTGATCTGTTCGATCACGGCGAGCGCCACCGTGGTCGCCAGCGGGTTGCCGCCGTACGTGGTGCCGTGGCTGCCGACAGCCAGGTACTGGGCGATCTCGCTGGTGGTCAGCATGGCGCCGATCGGATAGCCGTTGCCCAGAGCCTTGGCCGTGGTCAGGACGTCCGGGGTCACGCCCACGTTCATGTAGTCGTACAGCGCGCCGGTGCGGCCCACGCCCGACTGCACTTCGTCGAAGATCAGCAGGGCGCCGGTCTTGTCGCACAGTTCGCGCAACGTCTTCAGGAATTCGATGTCGCCCGGGATCACGCCGCCTTCGCCCTGGATCGGCTCGACGATCACGGCGGCCACGTCATCGTTGACGGCGGCGCGTGCGGACTCGATGTCGTTGTAGTTGATGTGGTTGATTTCCGGCGGCAGCGGCTCGAAGCCTTCGGTGTACTTCGACTGGCCGCCGACCGACACGGTGAACAGCGTGCGGCCGTGGAACGAGGAATAGCACGACACGATGCGCGACTTGTGCGGACCGAACTTGCCGTGGGCATACTTACGCGCCAGCTTCAGGGCGGCTTCGTTGGCTTCCGCGCCCGAGTTGGCGAAGAAGCAGCGTTCGGCGAAGGTGGCCTCGATCAGGGCCGAGGCCAGGCGCAGCACGGGCTCGTTCGTGTAGCCGTTGCCGACGTGCCAGAGAGTGTTGGCTTGGCGGGTCAGCGCTTCGACCACGACCGGGTTGCAATGACCCAGGCTGCTGACGGCGATGCCGGAGGTGAAATCGAGATAATGCTTGCCGTCCTGGTCCCAGACGTCCAGGCCCGACGCGCGCACGGGCACCATCGCGGCAGGTGCGTAAGTCGGGACGAGCACCTCGTCGAAAGTCTGGCGTGTGACAGGCCGCGTGGTGACACCCGAGTCGAGCTTAGCATTCATGACGTTTTCCTCATCCAAGTAAAGGTTGCGCGGACTCCAGCAGCCGCGCCGAGCGACTCATTATAGAGAAGCCAAACCTTGCCCTTCTTTCCAAACTGCGACAGGCATTTTCATTTTTGGACGAGCAACAATTAAAGATGCAGAAATAGCAACCGAATCGTCATGGCCGGACATGACTTCCCGCGGAAGCGGGGATAGTGCCCCCAGCATTATTCCGCCATGCTGCGTCGGCTTCGGATGCTCGGCATGGCTCCCGCCTGCGCGGGGATGACGGCGGTAACGTTACTGGCTCAGCTTGCGCTGCCGCTCTTCGCGCGGCGTGTTGCCGAACAGCGCGCCGAAGGCGGTGGAGAAGTGGGAGCCGGACGAGAACCCACACATCAATCCCACCTGCACGATGGAGTGATTGGTGTCGCGCAGCAGCTGGCGCGCCCGTTGCAGGCGCAGTTCGAGGTAGTAGCGCGACGGCAGGCTGCCCAGGTATTGCTTGAATAATCGTTCCAGCTGGCGCCGCGACACGCCCGCCAGCTGGGCGATCTCGTCGGTCGACAGCGGCTCCTCGATGTTTGCTTCCATCAGGGTGACGGCTTCCGTCAGCTTGGGCTGCAGCACGCCGAAGCGGGCTTGCAGCGCCACGCGCTGGCGCTCGTCCGGGCCGCGCACGCGGTCCACGCACAGGATTTCCTTCACCTGCGCCTGGACCGTCGCGCCGAACAGCAGATCGACCAGGGTCAGGGCGAAGTCGATGCTGGCCGCGCCGCCGCACGACGTGATGCGCACGCCATCGATCTCGTACAGATGCGGACTCAGCAAGGCCTGGTCGGCGCGCATGTCGACATCGGGATACAGCGACCACGGCAGCGCCGCGCGCGCACCGTTCAGCGCGCCCGACTCCGCCAGCCACAGCACACCGGCGCCGACGCCGCCCCAGCAGGGCGCCGCGCGGCAGCGTGCGACGACCGTGCGCAGGTTGGCGGGGCGCAGCCCGGCCTCCGCCTCGTCCGCGACGAGCAGCACGAGGTGCCAGTGGCGCTGGTCGGCCGCGAATTTGTCGGGGCTGCGCACGTCCACATGCAGGCGTTCCGGTCCCAGCACCTTGGCCGCGAGGCGCAAGGGCTGCACGAGGCCGGACCACGTCAGCGAATCCGGCTCGCCCGCATGCACGAGCAGCACGCGCAGCGGCGCCTCCTGCGCGAGGCGGGACAATTCAAGTTGCTGCATCGGGACAAACAGGGGTCATCACTCGGGGGCGAGCGCGGCGGCCGGCCGGCTCTCGGCATTCCATTGGCTGACAATCATACCGGAGATCAACAATGCCGCGCCGAACCACCCTCGGCCGCCCATCGCCTCGCCCAGCCAGAAGTACGCGAAAAACGCGGCGGCGCCGGGCTCGAACGCATAGATCACGGCGGCCTCGTTGGCGCTCGTGCGCGCCTGGCCCCACGCCTGCATCGAGATAATGGCGGCCGTGCACAGCACGCCGAGATAGGCGAAGTTCGGCGCATAACGGGCGAGCCCGTGGCCGATATACGTCCAATAGTTCGCGGCATCCTCGACGCCGACGGCACCGCGCGGCACCTCGCGCGCGACGAGCCACAGCGCAGCGCACACGGCCACCGTACCGATCTGCGCGGCCGTCACGCTCATCAATCGGGTGGCGCGGCGCGTATAGATTTCCATGACCTTGATGTAGGTGCCGAACGTGAGCGCGGCCAGCAGCGCGAGCGTGTCGCCGCGGCGCCAGCCGCCGCCGCCGTCCCAGCACAGAGCAACGAGCCCGGCGATCGCAAGCAGCAGCGCGACGACGATGCGGCGCTCCGGCAGGCGTCCACCGAGCACGCCGAGCAGCGGCACGACGAGCACGTTCAGGCCGCAGATGAAGGCGTTGCGGTTGGACGTCGTCAGGGCGAGACCTTCCACCTGGAACAGGTAGCAGAAGAACAGTAATAAACCCAGCGTCGCGCCCAGCCTCAGGTCCGTGCCGAGTTTGTCGCGGTATGCGCGCCACAGGAACGGCGACAGCAACACCGTCGCGATGGCGAAGCGGGTCAGGATGATCCAGACGGGAGAAAAATAAGCCGTCAATTCCTTCATCGCGGGAAATGTCGTTCCCCACACGAGGACGACGACGACGAGGGCGGCAATGCCGCGCAGATGCTGGGTCATGGCGCGTTCAATGAAGTCTGGCAAGATTGCTATGGTAACGGGCGCGACCGTAAATCGAGAAGCCCAGCGCGCGAAGCGCCGGGGCCTCGCCGCGCAGAGGCTATAATCGTTTCATGGGTGAACGATATCTGAAGAGTGTGCGCCTGCTGGCCGAATGCCTGCAAGGGTTCGAGCGCTTCGTCGCCGAACCGGTGCGCCGGCATGGGCTGACGCATCCGCAATTCGACATCATCGCCACCCTCGGCAACACACCCGGCATGACCTACAAGGAACTGGGCGAGCGGACCCTGATCACGAAGGGCACGCTGACCGGCGTCATCGACCGCCTGGAACGGAAGGGTCTCGTGGAACGCGTGCGCAAATGCGACGACAAGCGCTCGTTCCTCGTGCGCCTGACGGCGGCCGGCGATACCCTGTTCCATAATGTGTTTCCGGCCGTGGTCGCACACGGCAAGCAGCTGTTCGCCGATTACGGCGACGGCGATTTCGAACAACTGGACCACGCGCTGCACCGCCTGCGCACCCGGCTCGACGCGCCGGACCTGGTCTCACCGGGCGGGCACGTTCCCGCCGACGAAGGATGATATGAAGACAGCACTACTCGAAGGCAAAAAGCCCCCTCATTTCGACAAACACATCATCGGCAACCTGCTGCTCGACGTGGCCCCGCCCTCGGAAGTGCGCGACGAGCCGATGCTGATCGGCGTGCGCAACGAGGCCGGAGAAATCTACCGCCTGATCGGTGCCGCCACCCTGAACAGCTTCATGAACGCGGTCGAGGAGTTGTTCGACCTCGGCCTCATCGACGAGCTGCAGGACACCGAGGAACCGAAAGACGGCTGCGACGCCATTTTCAGCGAACCCTGACGCTCTGCCCGGGGGTATAATTTTTTCCCATGGACAGAATCGACGCCCTCAAGAGCATTGCCGCGCAAGCCGGGCGCGGCGACCTCCACTTTCCTACCCATGTCGACGCGACGTTGAAGCTGCAGCGCGCGCTGGCCGATCCGGATTGCCACATCGACGAAGCGGCGCGCCTCGTGCAGACGGAGCCGCTGCTGGCCGCGCGCACCGTGGCCATCGCCAACTCGGCCGCCTATAACCGCTTCGGCAACGACGTCACCAACGTCAAGGCGGCCGTCGCGCGCGTGGGCTTCCGCACGCTGGGCGCGCTGGCCGCGGCCGTCATCGTGCGCCAGCTGGCCGGCGAAATCCACGACCCGGTGCTACGCGCCAAGGCCGATCAATTGTGGCTGCACTCGACCCACGTGGCGGCGCTGTCGCAGGTGATCGCGCGGCGCGTATCGTTCGTCGATCCGGAAACGGCGATGTTCGCCGGCATCGTGCACGAGGTCGGCGGCTTTTATCTGCTGTCGCGCGCGCCCGAGTTCCCGGGCCTGCTGGACGGCGGCGCCGACGAATGGATCGAGCATGGCGAGACGGCCATCGGCCGCGGCGTCCTGCTCAAATTGGGGGTACCGGCACCCGTGATGGGCGCCATCGAAGCGCTGTGGAACGGCATGCGCGCCCTGCCGCCGGAAACCCTGGGCGACACGCTGCTGCTGGCAAACGACCTGTCGCCCGTCCCGTCGCCCCTGCTGGAACGCGATCCGGGCATCCCCGGCGTGCAGGTCGGCGCCACCATCGACTTCGCCGTCGGCGAAGGCACGCTCACCTCGATCCTCGAGGAATCGGAGGACGAGGTCAACAGCCTCACGGCCGCGCTGGCCTGATCCTGCGCGGTCGGTGTGTCGCATGCATATGTGACTTTTCAGTCATTTACTTTCATCTTGTTACATTCCTTACCGATTGAGAACTTCTCTTAGGGAAACATAGTGCTATCTTGGCCATATTGCGATTCACAACGAATCGCGAGCCCGAGAACACTAAGGAGTGAACCATGAAGAAACTGCTGCTCGCACTGATCGCCACGTCCGCCGTCGCCGGCGCCGCCCAAGCCCAGACCACCACGCCGCACGCCTACGTCGGCATCGGCGCGGCCACGGCCAATAACAAGTCGACCGACGACTATAAGACGAACGCCAAGGTCTACGGCGGCTATGAATTCGATCAGAACTGGGGCGTGGAAGCGGGCTACACGAACTTCGACAAGGAAGACGTCGGCGGTGGCACCGTGAAGGGCTCCGGCACGTATGTCGCCGGCAAGTACAGCATCCCGCTGGCCGAACGCTTCACCGGCTACGGCAAGCTGGGCGTCGCTTACAACGAGCGCAAGTACAGCAGCAGCCTGGGCACCCAGGTCAACAGCTACGACACGGGCCTGTATGGCGGCGTCGGCGTCGAGTACAAGCTGAACGAGAAGCTGGCCCTGAACGCCGAGTACGAACGCTACGGCAAGGACAAGGCGTTCGGCGCCAAGGCGGACGTGTACACGGTCGGTCTGAAATACGGTTTCTAAGTCCCCTCCCCGGACCCGGTAACGGGTCTGCCGCACCGGCGTCGTCCCTGCGCAAGCACGGACGACGTTTTTTCATGGGCGTCCGGACAAAAAAACGCCCGCTACGAGAGCGGGCCAAGTCCAAAACTAGGGATGTCCTGAAAGAGACGAGTCCATCTTAAGTCGCGCCACCTCTGCACTCTGTGCGCTGACTCACATTCTGTTAAATTTTCCTACTCATCTGTAAAAACACCTACGCAGACCGACGGCAGGGCAAAAAAAACCCGCTCCTTGCGGGAGCGGGTGAAGTCCAAAACTAGGGATGTCCTGAAAGAGACGAGTCCATAGTACGGCAGCCCTGTGCGAACACTCTGTGCGCTGCTTCACACAAATAAAAATCTTTTATATCAAAGCGCTGGCGTCTTGACCCACCCCATAAAAACAAAAGCCGCCACGGCCAGGCCGGGCGGCTTTGTCGACAGGACTGCCGCAATTACACGACCGCGCCGTCCGTTTCGTCTTTCGCTTTGATCGGCTTGATCAGGTCTTCGCGCTTGACGCCCAGCCACATGGCGATGGCGGCCGCCACGAACACGGACGAGTAAATACCGAACAAGATGCCGATGGTCAGCGCGACCGCGAAGTAGTGCAGGGTCTGGCCGCCGAAGAACAGCATCGACAGGACCATCATCTCGGTACAGCCGTGGGTGATGATCGTACGCGAGATCGTGCTCGTGATCGCGTGGTCGATGACCTGGGTCACGGACAGCTTGCGCTCCTTGCGGAAGGTCTCGCGGATCCGGTCGAAGATCACGACCGACTCGTTGACGGAGTAACCCAGCACGGCCAGCACGGCGGCCAGCACGGTCAGCGAGAATTCCCATTGGAAGAAGGCGAAGAAGCCCAGGATGATCACGACGTCGTGCAGGTTGGCGATGATCGCCGCCACCGCGAACTTCCATTCGAAGCGCACCGCCAGGTAGATCATCACGCCGACCACGACCATGATCAGCGCGTTCAAGCCGTTCTGCGCCAGCTCGTCGCCGACCTGCGGGCCGACGAATTCGACGCGCTGCAGGCTGACCACTTCCGCACCCGCCGCGTTGACGCAGCTGGTACGGGTGACGCTCTCGCCCTTGTCGGTGGTCTGCTGGACCTGCTTCGGCGCCCCGGATTCCGCCGCGCACAGCGCGTTGAACACCGTGGCCGACGTGCCGGAACCGGCCACGTCCTTGCGGATCGGCAGGCGCAGCAACACGTCCTGCGCGGTGCCGAAGCTCGTCACTTCCGGTTGCTCGTAGCCCAGTTTTTCCAGGCTGCGGCGGATCTTTTCCTGGTCGGCCGCGTGCGGGTAGCGCAGTTCCATCACGGTACCGCCCGTGAACTCGACCGAGAAATGCAGGCCCTTAGTCACCAGGAAGAACACCGCGGCGACGAAAGTCAGCGCCGAGATCACGTTGAAGATCAACGCGTGGCGCATGAACGGGATGTCCCGTTTAATCTTGAAAAATTCCATGTTCTACCCCGGTTATCCTTTCTTGACGGCCGTCCTGGCCGCGGCGGCGTCCGCGTTCCACACGGTGCCGATGGCGATCTTGCCGAGCTTTTTCTTGCGGCCGTACCACAGATTCACGACGCCGCGCGACAGGAACACGGCCGAGAACATCGACGTCAGGATGCCCAGGCAGTGCACGACGGCGAAGCCGCGCACGGCGCCCGAACCGAACACCAGCAGCGCCAGGCCGACGATGAGGGTCGTCACGTTCGAGTCGAGAATGGTCGCCCAGGCGTGGCTGAAACCGGCCGAGATCGCCGCCTGCGGCGTGTTACCCGCACGCAGTTCCTCGCGGATGCGTTCGTTGATCAGCACGTTGGCGTCGATCGCCATACCCAGCGCCAGCGCGATTGCCGCGATACCCGGCAGGGTCAGGGTCGCGCCCAGCATCGACAGCAGGGCCAGCAGGAACAGCAGATTGCAGGCCAGCGCCACGACGCTGAAGAAGCCGAACAGCTGGTAGTAGATGATCATGAAGATCGCGATCGCCACGAAGCCCCACAGCGTGGAATGCAGGCCCTTGGCGATGTTCTCGGCGCCCAGCTGCGGGCCGACGACGCGTTCCTCGACGAATTCCATCGGGGCCGACAGCGCGCCGGCGCGCAGCAGCAGCGCCAGCTCGGCCGCTTCCTGCGGGCTGCGCAAGCCGGTCGTCTGGAAGTTCGAACCGAATTCGCTCTGGATGGTCGCGACCTGCAGCACGGTGTACTTGCCTTTTTCCTTCAGCAGCGTGGCCATGCGCTTGCCGACGCGCTCGCGCGTCATGGCGCGCATCTTGCGGCCGCCTTCGGCGTTCAGCTCGATGCTCACGGCCGGACGCTGGTTCTGGTCGAAGCTGGCGACGGCATTGATGACCGAGTCGCCGGTCGCGACGACGTCCTTCGACACGACGACCGGCGCGCCCGGGCCTTCGGTGAACAGTTCCGAGTTCAGCGGGATCGCGGCGGACAACTCGGTGCCCGGCGTGATGGTGTCGTCGGTCACGCGGAATTCCAGCGTCGCGGTGCGGCCGATGATGTCCTTGGCGTGGGCGACGTCCTGCACGCCCGGCAGCTGGACGACGATGCGGTCGCGGCCCTGTTGCTGGATCACGGGCTCGCTCACGCCCAGTTCGTTGATGCGCTTGCCCAGTGCGCTGATGTTCTGCTTGACGCCCTCTTCCACCACGCGTTGCAGCGCTGCCGGCTTCAGGGTGACGATCAGCTTCAGGTCGGTGCCGTCGGCGGCCTCGGAGAACGCCAGGTCGGCGTTCTGGCTGGCCAGCACGTTGCGCGCCTGCGTACGGGTGGCCTCATCGCGGAAATTGATCACGACGTTGTTGCCGACGCGGTCGATGCCGGCGTGACGAATGTTCTTCTCGCGCAACTCACTGCGGACGCTCGACAGGACGCTCTTGATGCGCGTCTCCTGCACGGCCTTGGCATCCACCTGCAGCAGGAAGTGCACGCCGCCGCGCAGGTCCAGGCCGAGGTTCAACGGCTTGGCGTGGAGCGCCTGCATCCAGGCCGGCGTGTTCTTGACCAGGTTGACGGTGACGATGTAATCGGGGTCAAGCGGGTCGCGGTTCAAGTCGCGCTCGAGCGCCGTCTTGGCCTTGAACTGGATGTCGGGGGTCGCGAAGCGGGCACGCACGTTGCTGCTGTCGCCCGAACCTTCCAGCCCCACGGTCTCGACAGGAATACCTTCACGCTTGAGCGCGTCGGCGACCTTGCTGACCGTGTCGCTGGTGACCTTGACTGTGGCCTTGGAGGTCGTCACCTGCAATGCCGGCGAATCGACGAAATAGTTGGGCGCCGTGTACAGCAGGCCGAGCAGCACTGCCACAAGGATCAGTATGTATTTCCAGAGGGGGTAACGATTCATGATGTTCCAGCGTTCAGGATCGGGCGGATGGCGCGGCGCGGGCCGCGCGGCCGGATTACAGGGACTTCAGCGTGCCCTTCGGCAGCAGCGCGGTCACGGCGTTCTTCTGTACCACCACTTCGGTACCGGCAGCCACTTCGACGGTCACGTAGGTGTCGGTGACCTTGGTGACGCGGCCCAGCATGCCGCCGGCGGTGATCACTTCGTCGCCCTTGGCCAGCGCATCCATCATCGTTTTCAGCTCTTTCTGGCGCTTTTGCTGCGGACGGATCATGAGGAAGTACATGACCACGAACATCAGGATCAGCGGGGCGAACGTGGTGAGGTTACCCATCAGACCCGGATCGGCGGCACCGGCGGTTTGCGCGTACGCGTTGGAAATGAACACAAGGACTCCGATTGTATAAATGTGAAAAAACAAGCGCTGTATTCTAGCACCGGCAAAGTGTCAACAGCCAGTTTCCCACCATGTGGGAACCGGCATGCTGAAATGCAAGACATTATCGGAAATTTAATTCGATCGGCGAACACGCGCCGATCGACGATCACACGCCGCGGGCGCGGTCAGCGTTGAACTGCAGGCGGAAGGCGTGGAACCGATCCGCATCGATGGCATCGCGGATCTCCTGCATGAGGTTCAGGTAGTAATGCAGGTTGTGGATGGTATTCAGCCGCGCCCCCAGGATTTCCTTGGAGCGGTGCAGGTGGTGCAGGTAGGCGCGCGAGAAATTCTTGCAGCAATAGCACGAGCACGTCTCGTCCAGCGGCGACGGGTCGTCCTTGTAGCGGGCGTTCTTGATCTTGAGGTCGCCGAAGCGCGTGAACAGCCAGCCGTTGCGGGCGTTCCGGGTCGGCATCACGCAGTCGAACATGTCGACGCCGTTCGCCACACCGTCGACCAGGTCTTCCGGCGTGCCGACGCCCATCAGGTAGTGCGGCTTGTGTTCCGGCAGGCGCGGGCCGATGTGCTGCAGCACGCGCATCATGTCTTCCTTCGGCTCGCCCACCGACAGGCCGCCGATGGCCAGGCCCGGAAAATTAATCTCTTCCAGCCCCGCCAGCGATTCGTCGCGCAGGCGCTCGTACATACCGCCCTGCACGATGCCGAACAACGCGTTCGGATTCTCGCCGCGGTTGAACTCGTTCATCGAACGCTGGGCCCAGCGCAGCGACATGCGCATCGACTTCGCCGCCTCCTCGCTCGTGGCCGGACGGTCGTCGATCTCGTACGGCGTGCACTCGTCGAACTGCATGACGATGTCCGAATTCAGCGAGCGCTGGATCTGCATCGAGATTTCCGGCGACAGGAATTGGCGCGAGCCGTCGATCGGCGACGCGAACTTCACGCCCTCTTCCGTGATCTTGCGCATCGCGCCCAGCGAGAACACCTGGAAGCCGCCGGAATCGGTGAGGATCGGCTTGTCCCAGCCCATGAAGCCGTGCAGGCCGCCGAACTTGTCCATGACGTCCGTGCCCGGGCGCAGCCACAGGTGGAACGTGTTGCCGAGGATGATCTGCGAGCCGACTTCTTTCAACTCGTTCGGCGCCATCGCCTTGACGGAGCCATAGGTCCCGACCGGCATGAAGATCGGCGTCTCGATGGTGCCGTGGTTCAGTTTCAAACGGCCGCGGCGGGCGTGCGACAGGCCGCTCGTGTCTTTTTTGAGGAGGGTGAATTCGAGCATGGGTTCAATTCTTGGTTGCGCGCGACTGCGTCGTCAGCAGCATCGCGTCGCCATAGCTGAAGAAGCGGTATTCGCTGGCGATCGCGTGCGCGTACGCCTTGCGGATTTCATCGTAGCCTGCAAAGGCCGAGACGAGCATCATCAGCGTCGACTTGGGCAGGTGGAAGTTCGTAATCAAGCGGGTCACCGTCTTGAACAGGTAGCCCGGCGTGATGAACAGATTGGTGTCGCCGCTGCCGGCCACGAGCTCGCCCGACTGCGATGCCGACTCCAGCGCGCGCAGCGACGTCGTGCCGACGGCGACCACGTCGCGGCCGGCGGCCTGCGCGGCGCGCACGGCCTCGACGGTCTCTTGCGGGATCGTGTACCACTCGCTGTGCATCTTGTGCTCGGCGAGATTCTCGACGCGCACGGGCTGGAACGTGCCGGCGCCCACGTGCAGCGTGACGTAGGCGATGCGCACGCCCTTCGCGGCGACCTTGTCGAGCAGCGCCTGGTCGAAGTGCAGGCCGGCCGTCGGGGCGGCGACGGCACCGGGCGCCGATGAGTAGACGGTCTGGTAACGCTGCTCGTCGAAGTCGTCGGCGTCGTGCTCGATGTACGGCGGCAGCGGCAGGCGGCCGTGCGCCTCGATCAGCTCGAACACGTCGCCGTCGAAGTGCAGCGTGAAGAATTCGCCGGCGCGCTCGCCGACGCCGACCTCGAACGCATCGGCCAGGCGGATGCGCGAACCGGGCTTCGGCGACTTCGATGCGCGCACCTGCGCGAGCACCGTGCGCGGATCGAGCACGCGCTCGACCAGCACTTCGACCTGGCCGCCGGACTCCTTCTGGCCGAAGAAGCGTGCCTTCAGCACCCGGGTGTTGTTCATCACGAGCGTATCGCCGGCCTGCAATTGGTCGACGATGTCGGAGAATATGCGGTCGGTGATGCGGTCGCCGTCCAGCT
This genomic stretch from Massilia putida harbors:
- the secD gene encoding protein translocase subunit SecD, which produces MNRYPLWKYILILVAVLLGLLYTAPNYFVDSPALQVTTSKATVKVTSDTVSKVADALKREGIPVETVGLEGSGDSSNVRARFATPDIQFKAKTALERDLNRDPLDPDYIVTVNLVKNTPAWMQALHAKPLNLGLDLRGGVHFLLQVDAKAVQETRIKSVLSSVRSELREKNIRHAGIDRVGNNVVINFRDEATRTQARNVLASQNADLAFSEAADGTDLKLIVTLKPAALQRVVEEGVKQNISALGKRINELGVSEPVIQQQGRDRIVVQLPGVQDVAHAKDIIGRTATLEFRVTDDTITPGTELSAAIPLNSELFTEGPGAPVVVSKDVVATGDSVINAVASFDQNQRPAVSIELNAEGGRKMRAMTRERVGKRMATLLKEKGKYTVLQVATIQSEFGSNFQTTGLRSPQEAAELALLLRAGALSAPMEFVEERVVGPQLGAENIAKGLHSTLWGFVAIAIFMIIYYQLFGFFSVVALACNLLFLLALLSMLGATLTLPGIAAIALALGMAIDANVLINERIREELRAGNTPQAAISAGFSHAWATILDSNVTTLIVGLALLVFGSGAVRGFAVVHCLGILTSMFSAVFLSRGVVNLWYGRKKKLGKIAIGTVWNADAAAARTAVKKG
- the yajC gene encoding preprotein translocase subunit YajC; the encoded protein is MFISNAYAQTAGAADPGLMGNLTTFAPLILMFVVMYFLMIRPQQKRQKELKTMMDALAKGDEVITAGGMLGRVTKVTDTYVTVEVAAGTEVVVQKNAVTALLPKGTLKSL
- the queA gene encoding tRNA preQ1(34) S-adenosylmethionine ribosyltransferase-isomerase QueA: MSKTYSLSDFDFDLPPERIAQVPLPDRSASRLLQLDGDRITDRIFSDIVDQLQAGDTLVMNNTRVLKARFFGQKESGGQVEVLVERVLDPRTVLAQVRASKSPKPGSRIRLADAFEVGVGERAGEFFTLHFDGDVFELIEAHGRLPLPPYIEHDADDFDEQRYQTVYSSAPGAVAAPTAGLHFDQALLDKVAAKGVRIAYVTLHVGAGTFQPVRVENLAEHKMHSEWYTIPQETVEAVRAAQAAGRDVVAVGTTSLRALESASQSGELVAGSGDTNLFITPGYLFKTVTRLITNFHLPKSTLMMLVSAFAGYDEIRKAYAHAIASEYRFFSYGDAMLLTTQSRATKN
- the tgt gene encoding tRNA guanosine(34) transglycosylase Tgt: MLEFTLLKKDTSGLSHARRGRLKLNHGTIETPIFMPVGTYGSVKAMAPNELKEVGSQIILGNTFHLWLRPGTDVMDKFGGLHGFMGWDKPILTDSGGFQVFSLGAMRKITEEGVKFASPIDGSRQFLSPEISMQIQRSLNSDIVMQFDECTPYEIDDRPATSEEAAKSMRMSLRWAQRSMNEFNRGENPNALFGIVQGGMYERLRDESLAGLEEINFPGLAIGGLSVGEPKEDMMRVLQHIGPRLPEHKPHYLMGVGTPEDLVDGVANGVDMFDCVMPTRNARNGWLFTRFGDLKIKNARYKDDPSPLDETCSCYCCKNFSRAYLHHLHRSKEILGARLNTIHNLHYYLNLMQEIRDAIDADRFHAFRLQFNADRARGV